One genomic window of Marinobacter adhaerens HP15 includes the following:
- a CDS encoding metallophosphoesterase has product MAATKPTANRGYDIIGDIHGCANTLARLLDQMGYRKINGVYQHPRRQAIFIGDIIDRGPRIREALHLVRDMVEHGSARIVMGNHEYNALGYCTRARPGSGKTFLREHNARHDRLIRETLEQFEAHPYEWNEFLEWFYTIPLFIDDEDFRVVHACWDGDLIEKFKQSQGGACIDEDFLHASAAIESFAGQVMDTLLRGTDLRLPRGMTITGRDGYVREFFRTKFWADDPHTYADVVFQPDPLPPEVASRVLTESERKQLISYPLDAPPVFVGHYWMEGEPAPLKSNVACIDYSAVKYGRLVAYRMDGERALSRDKFVWVDVERPEQADYPNSEDSLAR; this is encoded by the coding sequence ATGGCTGCTACAAAACCGACCGCAAACCGCGGTTACGACATCATTGGCGACATTCACGGCTGTGCCAATACCCTGGCCAGATTGCTGGACCAGATGGGCTATCGGAAGATCAACGGGGTCTACCAGCACCCCCGTCGTCAGGCGATCTTCATCGGCGATATCATTGATCGTGGCCCACGCATCCGTGAAGCCCTGCACCTTGTGCGCGATATGGTGGAACATGGTTCGGCCCGAATTGTCATGGGCAACCATGAGTACAATGCCCTGGGGTACTGTACGCGGGCGCGCCCGGGCAGCGGCAAAACCTTCCTGCGCGAGCACAACGCGCGTCACGACCGCCTGATCCGCGAGACTCTCGAGCAGTTCGAAGCGCACCCCTACGAGTGGAATGAGTTTCTCGAGTGGTTCTACACCATACCGCTGTTCATCGACGACGAGGATTTCCGCGTTGTGCACGCGTGTTGGGATGGCGACCTGATCGAGAAATTCAAGCAGTCGCAGGGTGGTGCTTGCATTGATGAGGATTTCCTGCACGCTTCTGCCGCCATCGAGTCTTTTGCCGGGCAGGTCATGGATACTCTTTTGAGGGGGACGGATCTGCGGCTCCCCCGGGGAATGACCATCACTGGCCGGGATGGCTATGTGCGCGAGTTTTTCAGAACCAAGTTCTGGGCCGACGATCCCCATACCTATGCCGATGTTGTCTTCCAGCCGGACCCGTTGCCACCGGAAGTGGCAAGCCGCGTATTGACGGAAAGCGAGCGAAAGCAGCTGATCAGTTATCCTCTCGATGCGCCCCCGGTTTTTGTCGGGCATTACTGGATGGAAGGAGAGCCGGCGCCGCTCAAATCCAATGTCGCGTGCATCGACTACAGTGCCGTGAAGTACGGGCGGTTGGTCGCTTACCGAATGGATGGTGAGCGGGCACTTTCCCGGGACAAATTTGTCTGGGTTGATGTGGAAAGACCGGAGCAAGCGGATTATCCCAATAGCGAGGACAGTCTTGCACGCTAG
- a CDS encoding rhomboid family intramembrane serine protease: MYRVKQLDTTVNLAGFSRWLNGQGVTHRITEEGGFQVLWLEDPAHAEPVLSALDRFMAEPEIREAVDRQNRSPVFVGGRWQPSPRHAPLVLGIIVFAVAMVWLTAMGQNELAASLMVIDPRDYDWSTMAGRIEALTATLASGQVWRLLTPDFLHFSWTHIIFNSVMLWFLGSQIEWFDGRARLVTLFVMTSLISNGLQYFVSGPLFGGLSGVVYGILGYCWLSQRSAPRFQFPPALVTFAVAWMVIGFTPLPEMIGLGRMANEAHLGGFVAGLALAVVLPVKGRRGA, translated from the coding sequence GTGTACCGAGTCAAGCAATTGGATACCACGGTAAACCTGGCGGGCTTCAGCCGTTGGCTGAACGGCCAGGGTGTGACCCACCGCATCACGGAAGAGGGCGGGTTCCAGGTGCTCTGGCTGGAAGATCCCGCCCATGCGGAACCCGTGCTCTCGGCCCTTGACCGTTTTATGGCGGAACCGGAAATCAGGGAAGCGGTGGACCGTCAGAACCGCTCGCCAGTGTTTGTTGGTGGCCGCTGGCAACCTTCTCCGCGTCATGCGCCGCTAGTGCTGGGGATTATCGTGTTTGCCGTAGCCATGGTCTGGCTCACGGCCATGGGGCAGAATGAGCTGGCGGCCAGCCTGATGGTGATCGACCCCCGGGATTACGACTGGAGCACCATGGCCGGCCGCATTGAAGCGCTGACAGCGACGCTGGCAAGCGGCCAGGTCTGGCGGCTGCTGACGCCGGATTTTCTGCACTTCAGCTGGACCCACATCATTTTCAATTCGGTCATGCTCTGGTTTCTGGGTAGCCAGATCGAGTGGTTTGATGGTCGCGCCCGGCTAGTCACGCTGTTTGTGATGACTAGCCTGATTTCCAACGGCCTGCAGTATTTTGTCTCGGGCCCGCTGTTCGGTGGGCTCTCGGGAGTGGTTTATGGGATTCTGGGCTATTGCTGGCTCAGCCAGCGATCGGCACCGAGGTTTCAGTTTCCACCTGCGTTGGTAACCTTTGCCGTTGCGTGGATGGTCATCGGGTTTACCCCGCTGCCGGAAATGATCGGGCTCGGGCGTATGGCCAACGAGGCGCACCTGGGCGGGTTTGTTGCCGGCCTGGCCCTTGCGGTGGTTTTGCCCGTAAAAGGCAGAAGGGGCGCATAA
- a CDS encoding YeaC family protein, which translates to MTYEELIERLDPNVYRSLRQSIELGKWPDGRKLTPEQREISLEAVIYYENLHNIPEEERTGYLDRGSKAGTACDPSVQRKQDKDDMDPSQFVEVKS; encoded by the coding sequence ATGACTTACGAAGAACTGATCGAGCGACTGGATCCCAATGTCTACCGGAGCCTCCGGCAGTCAATTGAACTCGGCAAATGGCCTGATGGCCGAAAACTGACGCCCGAACAGCGTGAAATCAGCCTGGAAGCGGTGATCTACTACGAGAACCTTCACAACATTCCTGAAGAAGAGCGCACTGGCTACCTGGATCGGGGCAGCAAAGCCGGTACCGCCTGCGATCCTTCGGTGCAGCGCAAGCAGGATAAAGACGATATGGACCCCAGCCAGTTTGTCGAGGTCAAGTCTTGA
- a CDS encoding DUF2797 domain-containing protein: protein MSELIDVTGRLRKMPAEAGNPVAYSIAVGDTRIPLNDLIGRPLRLDFDGVIRCIHCDRKTNKSFNQGFCYPCFRKLAACDSCIMSPEKCHYHLGTCREPEWGETHCMVEHVVYLANSSGLKVGITRASQVPTRWIDQGAVDAIPMVRVATRYLAGLVEVACKAHVADRTNWRAMLKGDVPELDLVDERQRMLGLISDDLESLRQAHGQDSIREVDEQGLGLSYPVQVWPAKIKTHNLDKSPEVEGVLEGIKGQYLILDTGVINIRKFTGYEVRFRVMEG from the coding sequence TTGAGCGAACTGATTGATGTCACCGGCCGGCTCCGGAAAATGCCGGCGGAGGCCGGAAACCCGGTGGCCTACTCCATTGCCGTTGGCGATACCCGCATTCCTCTGAATGATCTGATCGGCAGGCCTTTGCGCCTGGATTTTGATGGCGTGATTCGCTGTATTCATTGCGACAGGAAAACCAACAAAAGCTTTAATCAGGGCTTTTGTTACCCCTGTTTCCGCAAGCTTGCCGCTTGTGACAGCTGCATCATGAGTCCGGAGAAGTGCCACTATCATCTTGGTACCTGCCGTGAGCCCGAGTGGGGTGAAACCCATTGCATGGTGGAGCATGTGGTGTACCTTGCGAACTCGTCGGGTCTCAAGGTTGGTATTACCCGGGCGTCCCAGGTGCCAACACGGTGGATTGACCAGGGGGCTGTTGACGCTATCCCGATGGTGCGCGTTGCAACGCGATACCTCGCAGGCCTTGTGGAAGTTGCCTGTAAGGCTCACGTCGCCGATCGGACCAACTGGCGGGCCATGCTCAAGGGCGATGTCCCGGAACTCGATCTGGTGGATGAGCGGCAGCGGATGCTTGGGCTGATATCCGACGACCTTGAGTCGCTCAGGCAGGCCCACGGTCAGGACTCCATTCGGGAAGTTGACGAGCAGGGGCTTGGCCTGAGCTATCCTGTCCAGGTCTGGCCAGCCAAGATCAAAACCCATAACCTCGACAAATCGCCGGAAGTCGAGGGCGTACTTGAGGGCATCAAGGGGCAGTACCTTATTCTGGATACCGGTGTGATCAATATTCGGAAGTTCACCGGTTATGAAGTCCGCTTCCGGGTCATGGAAGGCTGA
- the pepN gene encoding aminopeptidase N: MRTSQPQTIYLSDYKVPAYLVDTVDLRFELFEDGARVHSTLELRRNPESDETAAPLELDGDSLTLESVALNGAALAAGDYEDRGDQLVVRSVPEQFTLTVVTWIEPQNNTRLEGLYKSSGMFCTQCEAEGFRCITFFPDRPDVMARFRTRIEANKDAYPVLLSNGNDVEKGELENGRHFVTWEDPFPKPCYLFALVAGDLVEKRDTFSTCSGRDIDLRMYVEPRNAEKCDHAMDSLKRSMRWDEEVYGREYDLDIFMIVAVDDFNMGAMENKGLNIFNSSCVLASQETATDLAFQRIEAIVAHEYFHNWSGNRVTCRDWFQLSLKEGFTVFRDSQFSADMGSPTVKRIEDVTLLRTAQFAEDGGPMSHPVRPASYMEISNFYTLTIYEKGAEVVRMIHTLLGPDMFRKGSDLYFERHDGQAVTTDDFVKAMEDASGRDLSQFRLWYEQAGTPVLAISDDFDAETGVYRLTIEQSIPDTPGQTNKKPQHIPFALGLLGQDGQPLPLQLESGDSGAPTERVLELTEAVHTFEFHGVESRPVPSLLRHFSAPVRVRYNWSREQLLFLMSHDPDGFNRWDAGQRLAVDVIQSLVNAPDDAEIDPRLVEAYRKLISDADLDQALVAKMLQLPSEAYLIELTDKADVPAIHRAREAVLRHLAGALKGELLGCYQRHQGSGPYEVTPEAIARRSLRNTALAWLLMIDDEEGRSLAVSQLNAADNMTDRMGALRALVNSGFESDRQEALDDFYNRFQDDPQVVEQWFSVQAASDQAGQLSDIHKLLEHPAFDWKNPNKIRSVVGAFAGQNLAAFHNPDGSGYQFLADQVCRLDDSNPQIAARLVTPLTRWRKFAPSYSDRMKSALERIRDKAGLSRDVYEVVHKSLAD; encoded by the coding sequence ATGCGTACCAGCCAGCCACAAACCATTTATCTGAGCGATTACAAGGTACCTGCCTATCTGGTCGACACTGTAGACCTGCGATTTGAGCTTTTTGAGGATGGAGCGCGGGTGCACAGCACCCTCGAACTCCGCCGGAACCCAGAATCGGATGAGACGGCGGCGCCTCTGGAGCTCGATGGTGACAGCCTGACTCTCGAATCCGTCGCTCTGAACGGCGCTGCGCTGGCCGCGGGTGATTATGAAGATCGGGGCGATCAATTGGTGGTTCGCTCGGTGCCGGAACAGTTCACTTTGACGGTCGTCACCTGGATCGAGCCGCAGAACAATACCCGTCTGGAAGGGCTTTACAAGTCCTCGGGCATGTTCTGCACCCAGTGCGAGGCTGAAGGGTTCCGCTGCATCACATTCTTCCCGGACCGCCCGGACGTGATGGCGCGTTTCCGCACTCGCATAGAAGCCAACAAGGACGCCTATCCGGTTCTCCTCTCCAATGGTAATGACGTTGAAAAAGGCGAGCTGGAAAACGGCCGTCATTTTGTTACCTGGGAAGATCCGTTCCCCAAGCCCTGTTACCTCTTCGCCCTGGTGGCCGGAGATCTGGTTGAGAAACGGGACACATTTTCCACGTGCTCTGGCCGCGACATCGATCTGCGCATGTATGTGGAGCCCCGCAACGCCGAGAAATGCGATCACGCCATGGACTCGCTGAAGCGTTCCATGCGCTGGGATGAGGAAGTCTATGGTCGTGAATACGACCTCGATATTTTCATGATTGTGGCGGTAGACGACTTCAACATGGGCGCCATGGAGAACAAGGGGCTCAACATCTTCAACTCGTCCTGTGTTCTGGCCAGCCAGGAAACCGCTACGGACTTGGCGTTCCAGCGCATTGAGGCCATCGTCGCCCACGAATATTTCCACAACTGGTCAGGTAACCGGGTCACCTGCCGCGACTGGTTCCAGCTCAGCCTGAAAGAGGGCTTTACCGTTTTCCGGGATTCCCAGTTCTCGGCAGACATGGGTTCGCCGACTGTGAAGCGGATTGAGGATGTCACGCTGCTGCGTACCGCCCAGTTTGCTGAAGACGGAGGCCCGATGTCGCATCCGGTGCGGCCGGCTTCCTACATGGAAATCTCCAACTTCTACACCCTGACCATTTATGAGAAAGGTGCAGAGGTCGTACGCATGATCCATACCCTGCTGGGTCCGGACATGTTCCGCAAGGGCAGTGACCTGTATTTCGAGCGCCACGATGGCCAGGCCGTCACAACCGATGATTTTGTAAAAGCCATGGAGGATGCCTCCGGTCGGGATCTGAGTCAGTTCCGCCTGTGGTACGAACAGGCCGGCACGCCGGTGTTGGCCATTTCGGACGATTTTGACGCGGAGACAGGCGTGTACCGCCTGACCATTGAGCAAAGCATTCCGGATACCCCGGGCCAGACCAACAAAAAGCCCCAGCACATCCCGTTTGCGCTGGGTCTGCTTGGGCAGGATGGCCAGCCCCTGCCGTTGCAGCTTGAATCCGGAGATTCGGGTGCGCCGACGGAGCGGGTGCTTGAGCTGACCGAAGCCGTCCACACGTTCGAATTCCATGGCGTCGAATCCAGACCCGTGCCATCACTTTTGCGGCACTTCTCCGCGCCGGTTCGGGTTCGCTACAACTGGAGCCGAGAACAGCTGCTCTTCCTGATGAGCCATGATCCGGACGGGTTCAATCGTTGGGATGCGGGTCAGAGACTGGCGGTCGATGTTATTCAATCGCTGGTTAATGCGCCCGATGATGCCGAGATTGACCCGAGACTGGTTGAGGCCTATCGCAAGCTGATTTCCGACGCCGATCTTGACCAGGCACTGGTTGCGAAAATGCTGCAGCTGCCATCTGAAGCCTACCTGATTGAACTGACAGACAAGGCCGATGTGCCGGCTATCCATCGTGCTCGCGAGGCCGTGCTGCGGCATCTGGCGGGTGCCCTGAAAGGCGAGTTGCTGGGCTGTTACCAACGGCATCAGGGCAGTGGCCCTTACGAGGTGACACCGGAAGCTATTGCCCGCCGTAGCCTGCGCAACACCGCGCTGGCCTGGCTGCTGATGATTGATGATGAGGAAGGTCGGAGTCTGGCTGTCAGTCAGTTGAACGCCGCTGACAATATGACCGATCGCATGGGTGCCTTGCGAGCACTGGTCAATTCAGGCTTTGAGTCTGATCGCCAGGAGGCGCTGGACGACTTTTACAATCGGTTCCAGGACGACCCCCAGGTTGTTGAGCAATGGTTCTCCGTCCAGGCGGCGAGTGATCAGGCCGGGCAGCTCTCCGATATCCACAAGCTTCTGGAGCATCCGGCGTTCGACTGGAAAAACCCCAACAAGATCCGGTCTGTGGTTGGCGCGTTTGCGGGCCAGAATCTGGCAGCTTTCCATAATCCGGACGGATCCGGTTACCAGTTCCTTGCCGACCAGGTGTGCCGCCTGGACGACAGCAATCCGCAGATTGCCGCGCGTCTGGTAACGCCACTGACCCGTTGGAGAAAGTTTGCACCCTCGTACAGCGACCGCATGAAATCGGCCCTGGAGCGTATCCGGGACAAAGCCGGATTGTCCCGGGATGTCTACGAGGTAGTGCACAAGAGCCTTGCCGATTGA
- a CDS encoding DUF1329 domain-containing protein: MMYNKNAILGGLLALSVASAPAWAAVSASEAARLGQELTPFGSPKAGNSAGTIPAWTGGLTEPPPGYEGSGQHHINPFPDDEVLFTITPANMDQYGEYLTDGVKALLETYPTTFRVPVYQSRRTHAVPDWVAENTRENAVNAEIVGQGEGLDGAFGGYPFPILHGNDEQKAWQAVWNHLTRWRGVSVTRRSSEVAVQTNGDYSLVTSQQEAFFNYYNPEGGEEDLDNVIFYYLSFTQSPPRLAGGAILIHETLNQIINPRNGWGYNAGQRRVRRAPNLGYDSPIAAADNLRTADDTDIFNGALDRYNWNYEGKREIYIPYNNYRIGEKGLPYEEILGISHLNPDLTRWELHRVHVVEATLKDGERHIYGKRRFYIDEDSWNTVLLDQYDGRGELWRVTMGLPKNYYELPGVWTVLDVYHDLQARRYHVLGLDTEEPNTRVFTDEVPNKRYFSPASLRRRSVR; encoded by the coding sequence ATGATGTATAACAAAAATGCGATTCTCGGCGGCCTCTTGGCTCTCTCCGTGGCATCAGCGCCTGCGTGGGCGGCTGTTTCAGCAAGTGAAGCGGCCCGTCTGGGTCAGGAGTTGACACCCTTTGGTTCGCCCAAGGCCGGCAACAGCGCCGGAACCATTCCGGCCTGGACCGGAGGCTTGACAGAGCCGCCTCCCGGCTATGAGGGAAGCGGCCAGCACCACATCAATCCTTTTCCGGATGATGAAGTCCTGTTTACCATCACGCCTGCCAACATGGATCAGTACGGGGAGTACCTCACTGATGGTGTGAAGGCGTTGCTGGAAACCTACCCGACAACGTTCCGGGTGCCCGTTTATCAGTCCCGTCGTACCCATGCGGTTCCCGATTGGGTGGCTGAGAATACTCGCGAAAACGCTGTGAACGCAGAAATTGTTGGGCAGGGCGAAGGCCTGGATGGCGCGTTTGGCGGCTACCCGTTCCCGATTCTGCATGGCAATGACGAGCAGAAAGCCTGGCAGGCGGTGTGGAATCATCTGACACGCTGGCGCGGTGTGTCTGTAACCCGGCGCTCCAGTGAGGTGGCGGTCCAGACCAACGGTGACTATTCGCTGGTTACCTCCCAGCAGGAAGCCTTCTTCAATTACTACAACCCGGAAGGCGGTGAAGAAGATCTGGATAACGTAATCTTCTACTACCTGTCGTTTACCCAATCACCACCCCGTCTGGCCGGTGGTGCCATCCTGATCCACGAAACCCTGAACCAGATCATCAATCCGCGGAATGGCTGGGGTTATAACGCCGGGCAGCGTCGCGTTCGACGGGCGCCAAACCTTGGTTACGATTCGCCGATTGCAGCGGCAGACAACCTTCGTACTGCAGATGATACCGATATCTTCAACGGGGCTCTGGACCGTTACAACTGGAATTACGAGGGCAAGCGGGAGATCTACATCCCCTACAACAACTACCGGATTGGTGAAAAAGGTCTTCCTTACGAGGAAATCCTGGGTATCTCACACCTGAACCCGGACCTCACCCGCTGGGAGCTTCACCGCGTTCATGTGGTTGAAGCCACGCTGAAAGACGGGGAGCGCCATATCTACGGCAAACGTCGGTTCTATATTGACGAGGATAGCTGGAACACCGTTCTGCTGGATCAGTACGACGGTCGTGGCGAACTCTGGCGGGTAACCATGGGCCTGCCCAAAAATTATTATGAACTTCCGGGTGTGTGGACGGTTCTTGACGTCTATCATGACCTTCAGGCCCGTCGTTATCATGTGCTCGGTCTGGATACGGAAGAGCCGAATACCCGCGTGTTCACCGACGAGGTCCCGAACAAGCGTTACTTCTCGCCGGCCTCCCTGCGCCGCAGGAGTGTTCGCTAA
- a CDS encoding WD40/YVTN/BNR-like repeat-containing protein: MAKRLMCKTLGAACLGLSMVWSAPAAFALADIIETPARPTDLAPDNLLTDATRVGDRIVAVGERGHIIYSDDEGKSWVQGEVPVSVTLTAIDFGSDTHGWAVGHSGVVLHTSDAGATWSLQIDGIRAMELAIESREEQIAAMEERIEEAPEEEKEDLEWALDDLYFALENIQADMDIGPVNPLLDVWFENENRGFVVGAYGMFLRTMDGGETWKDWAPRINNRQNFHLNGITRITGGALVVVGEAGQIHVSVDGGETFERREAPYEGSLFGVIGTGQVNEILAFGLRGNMLFSSDLGKSWRMVPNSAGATLNDGVVADDGRITLVGNGGAVLMSTNGAETFREHFRSDREGVMSAVPISGTDLLIVGEGGVKITDARGRNLQ, encoded by the coding sequence ATGGCTAAAAGGTTGATGTGCAAGACTCTGGGCGCTGCCTGCCTTGGACTTTCCATGGTCTGGTCTGCCCCTGCAGCGTTTGCGCTTGCAGATATCATCGAAACCCCGGCCCGGCCGACGGATCTGGCCCCGGACAATCTTCTCACCGATGCGACCCGGGTTGGGGATCGCATTGTGGCTGTGGGAGAGCGCGGCCATATCATCTATTCGGACGATGAGGGGAAAAGCTGGGTTCAGGGTGAAGTTCCTGTTTCTGTGACCCTGACAGCGATCGATTTTGGCTCCGACACCCATGGCTGGGCAGTGGGCCACAGCGGCGTTGTTTTGCATACCAGTGATGCCGGGGCAACCTGGAGCCTTCAGATTGATGGTATCCGGGCCATGGAACTGGCCATCGAGAGCCGGGAAGAGCAGATTGCCGCCATGGAAGAGCGCATCGAAGAAGCGCCCGAAGAGGAAAAAGAAGATCTCGAGTGGGCGCTGGATGACCTTTACTTTGCCCTTGAGAACATTCAGGCGGATATGGATATTGGTCCGGTCAACCCGCTGCTGGATGTCTGGTTTGAAAACGAGAACCGCGGTTTTGTGGTTGGCGCCTACGGCATGTTCCTGCGCACGATGGACGGTGGTGAGACCTGGAAAGACTGGGCGCCAAGAATTAATAACCGGCAGAACTTTCACCTGAACGGCATCACCCGCATCACGGGTGGCGCCCTCGTTGTTGTCGGTGAGGCCGGCCAGATACATGTTTCCGTTGACGGTGGAGAGACGTTTGAGCGCCGCGAGGCACCCTATGAAGGCTCCCTGTTCGGTGTGATCGGTACAGGTCAGGTGAACGAGATTCTCGCGTTTGGCCTGCGGGGGAATATGCTGTTTTCCTCGGATCTCGGCAAGAGCTGGCGGATGGTTCCCAACTCAGCGGGTGCGACACTCAACGACGGCGTGGTTGCCGATGATGGTCGCATCACCCTGGTGGGTAACGGCGGTGCCGTCCTGATGAGTACCAATGGTGCCGAAACCTTCCGAGAGCATTTCCGTAGTGATCGGGAAGGCGTCATGAGTGCGGTGCCTATCTCAGGAACAGACCTGCTGATTGTCGGCGAAGGTGGCGTAAAGATTACAGACGCCCGTGGCAGAAACCTTCAATAA
- a CDS encoding efflux RND transporter permease subunit: MSNPKHDKGEHYLTTPKAEPFLERLIFNNRAVILIAFAILTMFLGYNAVKIQPDASFERMIPLEHPYIVNMLDHRDDLENLGNFVRIAVESKEGDIFTQEYMETLKQITDEVFYLNGVDRSGLKSLWTSNVRWVEVTEQGFQGGTVIPDGYDGSRESLEQLRQNVLRSNEVGRLISDNFNSTIVYAPLYEKNPETGEALDYGDFSRQLEEKIREKYEEQNPNIKIHIVGFAKKVGDLIEGIGSIAWFAGITILLTTLLLFWYSRSITGTLVPVFTSIIAVFLQLGTLRLLGYGLDPYSVLVPFLVFAIGISHGVQIVNAMAVEAAKGFDAVTAARLAFRALYIPGMLALISDAFGFLTLFFIEIDVIRDLAVAAGIGVAFVILTNLVLHVLIMSYIGISKGGIRHVQNHGEKQDRKWRVLSYFSHPGVAPISLLIAVIGLGLGLYYKQNLKIGDLDQGAPELRADSRYNKDNAYIINNYSTSADVLVVMVKTPEEQCTQYNVLRAMDSLQWELQNTPGVQSSVSLADVSKMVTKALNEGNWKWFEISRNQTIINASIREAPAGLINTDCSLTPVLVFLEDHKAETLETVVDRVEEFAQNNSTEEHRFLLAAGNAGVESATNEVISAAKDKMLILVYGVVSLLCFVTFRSIRAVLCIVIPLGLTSVLCEAIMAVSGIGIKVATLPVIALGVGIGVDYGIYIYSKLEKYLLEGKTLQDAYYETLRSTGKAVMFTGVTLGLGVVTWIFSPIKFQADMGFLLFFMFLWNMVGAIWLLPALARFLLRPDQMLAKARAAK, from the coding sequence ATGTCCAACCCTAAGCATGACAAGGGCGAGCACTACCTGACGACGCCCAAGGCGGAACCCTTTCTCGAGAGGCTGATTTTCAACAATCGGGCAGTTATTCTCATTGCCTTCGCCATTTTGACGATGTTCCTCGGGTACAACGCCGTCAAGATTCAGCCCGATGCCAGTTTCGAGCGCATGATTCCGCTCGAGCACCCGTACATCGTAAATATGCTTGATCACCGGGACGATCTGGAGAATCTCGGTAACTTCGTTCGTATCGCCGTTGAGTCAAAAGAGGGCGATATTTTTACCCAGGAGTACATGGAAACCCTCAAGCAGATCACTGACGAGGTTTTCTATCTCAACGGTGTGGATCGCTCCGGCCTGAAATCTCTCTGGACGTCGAACGTCCGGTGGGTTGAGGTTACCGAGCAGGGTTTCCAGGGCGGTACTGTCATACCGGACGGCTATGACGGCTCCCGGGAAAGCCTAGAACAACTTCGTCAGAACGTTCTGCGTTCGAACGAAGTGGGGCGCCTGATCTCTGACAACTTTAATTCGACGATCGTTTACGCGCCGCTCTACGAAAAGAATCCCGAAACCGGTGAGGCTCTGGATTACGGTGATTTTTCCCGTCAGCTTGAGGAAAAAATCCGCGAGAAATACGAAGAGCAGAACCCGAACATCAAGATTCACATCGTCGGCTTCGCCAAGAAGGTGGGCGATCTGATCGAGGGCATTGGCTCCATCGCATGGTTTGCGGGGATCACCATTCTCCTGACCACGCTGTTGCTGTTCTGGTACTCCCGCTCCATTACCGGAACCCTGGTTCCCGTATTCACGTCGATCATCGCCGTGTTCCTGCAACTGGGCACGCTTCGGCTCCTGGGCTATGGCCTGGACCCTTACTCGGTTCTGGTGCCGTTCCTGGTGTTCGCCATCGGCATCAGTCACGGTGTGCAGATTGTAAATGCCATGGCTGTGGAAGCGGCCAAGGGCTTTGACGCAGTGACCGCAGCCCGTCTGGCGTTCCGGGCACTCTACATACCTGGCATGCTGGCTCTGATCTCTGACGCCTTCGGTTTCCTGACTCTGTTCTTTATAGAGATCGATGTAATCCGCGATCTGGCGGTGGCTGCGGGTATTGGTGTGGCGTTTGTTATCCTCACCAACCTCGTTCTGCATGTGCTGATCATGTCTTACATCGGGATTTCCAAAGGTGGCATCCGCCATGTCCAGAACCACGGTGAGAAGCAGGACCGGAAGTGGCGAGTGCTGTCCTACTTCTCCCATCCCGGTGTGGCACCGATCTCGTTGCTGATCGCTGTGATTGGCCTTGGGCTTGGTCTCTACTACAAGCAAAACCTCAAGATTGGTGACCTCGACCAGGGCGCACCTGAGTTGCGAGCGGATTCCCGTTACAACAAAGACAACGCCTACATCATCAACAACTACTCAACCAGTGCAGACGTATTGGTGGTGATGGTTAAAACGCCGGAAGAGCAGTGCACCCAGTACAACGTGCTGCGTGCCATGGATTCCCTGCAGTGGGAGCTTCAGAACACGCCGGGCGTGCAGTCATCTGTTTCTCTGGCCGATGTTTCCAAGATGGTCACCAAGGCATTGAACGAGGGTAACTGGAAGTGGTTCGAGATCTCCCGTAACCAGACGATCATCAATGCGTCCATTCGTGAGGCTCCTGCGGGGCTGATCAATACCGACTGCAGTCTGACGCCTGTCCTTGTCTTCCTCGAGGATCACAAGGCGGAAACGCTGGAGACCGTTGTTGATCGGGTGGAAGAGTTCGCCCAGAACAACAGCACTGAGGAACACAGGTTCCTTCTGGCGGCCGGTAACGCGGGTGTGGAGTCCGCGACCAACGAAGTAATCTCTGCTGCCAAGGACAAGATGCTGATCCTTGTCTACGGAGTGGTGAGTTTGCTGTGCTTCGTGACCTTCCGCTCGATCCGTGCGGTGCTGTGTATCGTGATACCTCTGGGGCTGACTTCGGTCCTGTGTGAGGCAATCATGGCGGTATCTGGCATCGGTATTAAAGTGGCCACCCTGCCGGTGATTGCCCTGGGGGTTGGTATCGGTGTCGACTACGGCATCTATATCTACAGCAAGCTGGAGAAATACCTGCTGGAAGGCAAGACCCTTCAGGACGCGTACTATGAAACCCTGCGCTCGACGGGCAAGGCCGTTATGTTTACTGGCGTGACCCTGGGTCTGGGCGTTGTGACCTGGATATTCTCTCCGATCAAGTTCCAGGCTGACATGGGCTTCCTCCTGTTCTTCATGTTCCTCTGGAATATGGTGGGGGCTATCTGGCTGTTGCCGGCTTTGGCCCGGTTCCTTCTGCGGCCGGATCAGATGCTTGCCAAGGCCCGAGCTGCGAAATAA